The DNA window ACGCCGGTGGCGGTGTTCGGGCCGTTGTTCGTCACGACGATGTCGTAGCCCAGGCCGTTGTTGTCGGTGAAGATCGGACCGTGGTGGGTCACGGTCAGCTGGATCTGACCGTAGTCGGTGTAGGCGGGGGTGGAGGCGTGGGCGGGGACGGCGCCAGCCGCACCGGCGACGGCCGCGAAGGCCAGAGTCGCGAAGGCCACAGGAAGGTTTCGCAGAGTCATGCCCCACAGCTTCGCCGGGCCCGGCACGGCGACCTGCATTCCTGCCGCCAAAAGGATGAATGTCCGCCGTCTTCAGCCGTGTCGGTGACTGACCCGCGCGTTTCCGGACGAAATGCGGAGTTTGAATGGCCGCATGCTCCGTCACACGACTGACGCCCGCCACGACTCCCCCCGCCGCCGCGCGCCCCGCCGGGCCGCGGCCGTCGCCCTGCTGTCCGCCACGCTCGGCGTCTGCCTGCTGGCCGCCACCGCCGCCGGGCCGGCCTCGGCCGGCGCGTTCCGGTTCGGCGGGACGCCCAACGCCGAGGACCGCGGCGACGGGGTGTACGAGACGTTCCTGCCGGACGGCAGCATCACGCTGCGCCCCGGGGCCGCCGACCAGGCGCCCTCGGCGCTGCCGGTGCCGTCCGACCTGCGCCTGGCCACCAGCGGACTGCCCACGGCCAGCACCCCGGTGCTGATCCCGATGCACGACAACGGCCGCCACGACAACCGGATCGACCTGGTCTTCGTCGGCGACGGCTACCTCGCCTCGGAGACCCCGGCCTTCGCGCGGTCGGCCGAGGCCGCCTGGCAGGCGCTGATGAACTACGAGCCCTACAAGACCTACCAGAACTTCTTCGACGCCTCGCGCGTCGAGATCGCCTCCCCGGTCTCGGGCATCTCCAACGACCCGACCGACGGCGTGGCCAAGCAGACGCCGCTGGGCATGCACTTCTGGTGCCACAACATCGAGCGGCTGCTGTGCGTGGACACCAAGTCCGCCAACGCCTACGCCAACCTGGTGCCCGGCATCAACCACGTGGTCTCGCTCGCACACACCGCCACCTACGGCGGCGCCGGCGGCGCGATCACCACGCTGGCCGGCGAGAACTCGCTGTCCGACGGCGTGATCGTGCACGAGATGGCGCACACCCTCGCCGGCCTCGGCGACGAGTACGACGTCCCCTACGACACCGCCGGCGGCAGCGACTCGGACCTGCCGAACATCACCTCGCAGTCGGCGGCGGCCATGACGGCCAACCACACCAAGTGGTGGCGCTGGATCGGCAAGCCGAGCGGCGACGGCAGCACCGTCGGCGCCTACGACGGCGCGAACTACTACGCCCACGGCTTCAACCGGCCCTCCCAGGACTCGGAAATGCGGAGCCTGGGCAAGCCGTTCAATCCGCCGTCGATCGAGGCCCTGATCGAGTCCTTCTACCTGAGCAAGTCCGGCAAGGGCTCGATCAACCCGATCGACTCGGTGACGCCGGCCGCGACCGCGTCCGGGATCACCGCGAAGAACGGCGTCACCCTCACCGCCAACCTGATCCCGCTGGTCGGCGCGAACTACACGGTGTTCTGGGGCGTCAACGGCACCGCGGTCAACGGGTCGCGCGGCAAGACCAGCCTGGACCTGACCACCGCGCCGCTGACCAAGGGCCAGTGGAACCAGGTGATCGTCTACGTCGTGGACGACAACCCGGCGGTCGCCGACCCCGACTTCCGGACGAAGTACATGACGAAGTCGGCGAAGTGGTGGGTGTGGGGCGGCTGACGCTCTACCTCTGGAAGCCTCTCAGGGAGACAACGCTTAAGCGGAATCCGCTTAAGTAGACAAACGCTTAGGGCCGCTCGGGCCAGTGCCGTCCGAGCGGCTCTTTGCTGCGCAGCAGCGGATCGGTGATGCCGTCCCAGCACGCCAGCGCCGCGTGGTCCCAGTCCGCGAGTTCCGCTCCGGCCTCGTATGCGGACTCGTAGAAGGCCAGCGCGCAGCCCACTGGGTCGTCCTCCATACGCGCCGCGTCATAGGAGTAGTACGCGGTATGGCTCCCGCGCGCCGTGACCCACCGAGCGGCCTCGGGACGCAGCGTCTTCTCCTCGATGCCCTTGGGCTCGGGATACGTATAGGAGTAGAACGTGGGCTCCGGGGTGTCGGGGTCGCCGTACCAGAACCCGGAGCTGATCTGCTCCCGGGAGTAGGACTCGCGGGTCGCCTCGTCCATGCCGTCCGGCGTGGGGATGTGGCGCGGCGAATAGCGCTGGGTCGCGATGTCGAACGTGTGCCAGAAGACCTGGACCGGGCTGACCTTGCCGGAGAAGGCCGCGCTGAACTCCTCCAGGATGCGGCCCACCTGGCTGTAGACCTTGAAGGCTCGGTGCGCGTGTTCCGGCACATAGATCTTGTGTTCCGTGTCTTCCGCGAACGGACGCTCTTTGTCCGGGAGGTCATAAGGGTACGGATGCGCTATATACGGATCGACGTCCAGCGCACGCAGAGCGTCCTGAGTCTGGCTGTAGAAGGACGCGACCGTCTGGTCCGTCAGCGGCACCAACGCCTGGCCACCGTGGTCGGTGTCGATGCGCAGGACATGGTCGAAGAAGTCGAATTCACAGGTGAACAGCGGGCCCTGTTGCGCCGTGCCGAGTTCGACGGTGGACCAGCCGCGCGGCTGGTTCCGCAGCGTCATGTGCCACCAGTGGTTGCGGCGGATGCCCCGCGCGAGGGCGATCTTGCCGACGATCTGGAGATAGCGGTGCAGGGTTTCCCGCGTGGGACGCCACTCCTCGTAGGGGATGGCGGGGAGGACTTCCGTCGGGGTCCATGGCGACTCGGTCATGGTCGCGAGCCTAAGCGTGAAACCGGCGGAGCGCCCGTCATGGAGCGCCCCGCCTGGAATCGCTGGGAGCCGCCCGGAACCGCCCGGACGGGGTCCTAGATCGCCGAGCGCACGGCGCCGACCGGGTGCCCGCCGCCCAGCAGCGGGGACTCGGCGTACCGGCTGAGCACCGGGGCCTCGACGCCGAGCCGGCGCAGCGCGGCGACCAGCACCGGGCCCACGGCGCGGCGCTCGTGGTCGCCGTCGCCGACCTTGAGCGCGACCGCGCGGCCGTCGGGCAGCGCCACCGCCTGCACGCCCTCGGCGCCGCCCTTGGCCAGCAGCCCGGGGACGCCGGCCATGAAGTCGGTGTCGAGGCGGTCGGTGCCGGAGACGTACTCGGGGTGCGCGCGCATGGCGTCGGCGACGCGGCGCTCGGGGCTGGCCGGGGCGGCCAGGACGGCGGTGCGGAAGGCGCGGGCCAGGCCGACGAGCGAGATGCCGTACAGCGGGGCGCCGCAGCCGTCGACGGCGTCGTGGTGGACCTGCTCGCCGGACAGCCGCTCGACCGCGGCCCGGGAGGCGCGCTGCATCGGGTGGTCCGGGGCGAGGTAGTCGGCGGTCGGCCAGTGATTGACCACACACGTGGCGAGCATCGCGGCGTGCTTGCCGGAGCAGTTCATGGTGACGCGCTGCTTGTCGCCGCCGGCCCGGACCAGGGCCAGCTTCGCCTGCTCGGCCAGCGGCCAGTCCGGCGGGCAGGCCAGCATCCGCTCGTC is part of the Catenulispora sp. EB89 genome and encodes:
- a CDS encoding M64 family metallopeptidase, with the translated sequence MLRHTTDARHDSPRRRAPRRAAAVALLSATLGVCLLAATAAGPASAGAFRFGGTPNAEDRGDGVYETFLPDGSITLRPGAADQAPSALPVPSDLRLATSGLPTASTPVLIPMHDNGRHDNRIDLVFVGDGYLASETPAFARSAEAAWQALMNYEPYKTYQNFFDASRVEIASPVSGISNDPTDGVAKQTPLGMHFWCHNIERLLCVDTKSANAYANLVPGINHVVSLAHTATYGGAGGAITTLAGENSLSDGVIVHEMAHTLAGLGDEYDVPYDTAGGSDSDLPNITSQSAAAMTANHTKWWRWIGKPSGDGSTVGAYDGANYYAHGFNRPSQDSEMRSLGKPFNPPSIEALIESFYLSKSGKGSINPIDSVTPAATASGITAKNGVTLTANLIPLVGANYTVFWGVNGTAVNGSRGKTSLDLTTAPLTKGQWNQVIVYVVDDNPAVADPDFRTKYMTKSAKWWVWGG
- a CDS encoding DUF5996 family protein gives rise to the protein MTESPWTPTEVLPAIPYEEWRPTRETLHRYLQIVGKIALARGIRRNHWWHMTLRNQPRGWSTVELGTAQQGPLFTCEFDFFDHVLRIDTDHGGQALVPLTDQTVASFYSQTQDALRALDVDPYIAHPYPYDLPDKERPFAEDTEHKIYVPEHAHRAFKVYSQVGRILEEFSAAFSGKVSPVQVFWHTFDIATQRYSPRHIPTPDGMDEATRESYSREQISSGFWYGDPDTPEPTFYSYTYPEPKGIEEKTLRPEAARWVTARGSHTAYYSYDAARMEDDPVGCALAFYESAYEAGAELADWDHAALACWDGITDPLLRSKEPLGRHWPERP
- a CDS encoding asparaginase — its product is MTAQGVVPLAEIVRSGFTEGWHDGRLVALAADGSVEFAYGDVEAVMMPRSSNKPMQAVAMLENGLDLTGELLALAAASHAGEPFHLEGVRKILAGAGLDERMLACPPDWPLAEQAKLALVRAGGDKQRVTMNCSGKHAAMLATCVVNHWPTADYLAPDHPMQRASRAAVERLSGEQVHHDAVDGCGAPLYGISLVGLARAFRTAVLAAPASPERRVADAMRAHPEYVSGTDRLDTDFMAGVPGLLAKGGAEGVQAVALPDGRAVALKVGDGDHERRAVGPVLVAALRRLGVEAPVLSRYAESPLLGGGHPVGAVRSAI